In the genome of Bacillus sp. S3, one region contains:
- a CDS encoding beta-N-acetylglucosaminidase domain-containing protein translates to MKKGFLLNLTIIFAVLFSGISGFIAPVQAASETVKYQIYPNPHEIHYQGGQFDISNTINIVFESNIDSYTKKRVEEIVASKNIKFTVSNEIVADKTNFLVGVYQSKEYVDQYFETHQLNDAAIFEKLDANIVSVDNNVIAVLGKDVDSAFYGVTTVKHIFKQMKDRTIQALTIKDYADVKGRGFIEGYYGEPWSNEDRAELMTFGGEFKMNSYIYAPKDDPKHNGKWRELYTTEELEKISKLAEAGNASKTRFVYTLHPFMNNAIRFNTEENYQADLNVIKAKFTQLLDAGVRKFGILADDAGVPPQGAQTYVRLMNDLTNWLVEQQTKYPGLVTDMIFCPNDYMGNGSSAQIQSLKQLPKSVSIIQTGGKVWGEVSNNFTQTFTNNAGRGPYLWINWPCTDNSKKHLIMGGNETFLQPNVNPANIEGIVLNPMQQSEASKSAIFANADYAWNIWDNVDQAKKNWNDSFAYMDHLNINETPASNALRELSKHMINQNMDTRVAKLEESVELAPKLNEFKAALGKGKITDKAQALIAEFEVIREAAETYKANPGNERTRDQIIYWLDSAVDTANAAIFLLNAEIAHEQGNASAVWENYSQGQASFDASKNHPFRYIDHYEYAEVGVQHIVPFIKTILNDVSIKVQSIVNPDSNSARIITNRTDTPTGSLENLLDNKLGTEVIFKNPNSISIGTYIGVIYEKPLTLNTVRFELGQAGNANDTFTESKAQYTVDGENWIDIEDALYGHVSKVVLENLNLKARGIRLIATKDRANTWLGIKDIVVNETAVENETPQYQLMVPAHFKVYQGSAENLFDGNDNTHIWYNPSGTIKDTSVAGDYIGVDLQKVTDIGRVYFAVGRDTGDKWTEYQLEYSNDNVNYTLVKKYTGKASGMDKVEEDLTGIKARYVRLKNLKNVNVWIKFSEIRVDVAKTSTEYTYTNNDNYKNIAAQHTLENTSLAETTNITLKPKEYVGVKLERIKELDSVTVNTTSDKLTLQASVNKVEWKTPNEGTIARYVRLLNNTDENITFDLNKFSVSSKEIYGPSFVGTDMGISSSYGSTDSRNAGTLLAPFDKKFDTKAIFTDYQRKGQSITYSVGEPRIFNSLRVYNEENNINYIRDAKVQLSIDNENWTDVITLGDGVDNLAGGKADYADMIADGYTHDSANPGNYYYGNDNIGGIKAKYIRILFTANYLTRFAHINEFVINGGEYVKTENNPTYIADPIEEEGFSPKRLLDGDLTTAFRPNMTGKTNGSLTYRLSEKTDVALITIVQGANAISKAAVSARVGKDEWVELGVLNKSLNTFYNPTYDHIFEIKLTWGNVQPVIYELNTSTNKDLLPNRSVLKGLLSEELDESLFTKESYSIYKTAYEKAKEVYNNTQATQSELDTASKDLSAAKTKLILSIDLGNEHSAKISLTKEQAQLSKDNGIPLNVMNDEVNLLIPSSIVSEESFELIIDRLKDINKAKSPTYDFTILIDGKEIQQFDESIMLTFTLDNRKVKDTKNLKVFYFNEQVKAWELIPGAVYSDRKVSVETNQFSTLTVLEAAGDKAEPGTQVPKKKKD, encoded by the coding sequence TTGAAAAAAGGTTTTTTGTTAAATCTAACTATCATTTTTGCTGTATTATTTAGTGGCATAAGTGGATTTATAGCACCAGTTCAAGCTGCTTCAGAAACAGTGAAATATCAAATTTATCCCAATCCTCACGAAATTCACTATCAAGGTGGACAATTTGATATAAGTAATACGATTAATATTGTATTTGAATCAAATATTGATTCTTATACTAAAAAAAGAGTAGAAGAAATAGTTGCGAGTAAAAATATAAAATTTACAGTATCGAATGAAATCGTTGCAGATAAAACGAATTTTTTAGTTGGTGTCTATCAGTCAAAAGAATATGTAGATCAGTATTTCGAAACACACCAATTAAATGATGCAGCAATTTTTGAAAAGCTAGATGCGAATATTGTTTCTGTCGATAATAATGTTATTGCTGTACTGGGAAAAGATGTCGATTCTGCTTTTTATGGTGTAACAACTGTAAAACATATTTTCAAACAGATGAAAGATCGTACCATTCAAGCATTAACCATTAAAGATTATGCGGATGTTAAAGGCAGAGGGTTCATTGAAGGGTATTATGGAGAACCATGGTCAAATGAAGATCGCGCCGAATTAATGACCTTTGGCGGAGAATTCAAAATGAATTCTTATATCTATGCTCCTAAAGATGATCCAAAACATAATGGCAAATGGAGAGAATTATATACAACAGAAGAACTTGAGAAAATTAGCAAACTGGCTGAAGCGGGTAATGCTAGTAAAACTAGATTCGTATATACACTTCATCCATTTATGAATAATGCTATTCGTTTTAATACCGAAGAAAATTATCAAGCAGACTTAAATGTGATTAAAGCGAAGTTTACCCAATTACTTGATGCAGGAGTTCGGAAATTTGGTATTCTGGCTGATGATGCAGGAGTTCCTCCACAAGGGGCACAAACCTATGTGAGATTGATGAACGACTTGACCAATTGGTTAGTTGAGCAACAAACAAAGTATCCTGGTTTGGTAACAGATATGATTTTCTGTCCAAATGATTATATGGGAAATGGCAGTAGTGCACAAATCCAATCGTTAAAACAATTACCGAAGTCTGTTAGTATTATTCAAACAGGTGGTAAGGTTTGGGGAGAGGTTTCAAATAACTTTACTCAGACATTTACGAATAATGCTGGAAGAGGACCATACTTATGGATCAACTGGCCTTGTACGGATAACTCTAAAAAACACTTAATCATGGGTGGAAATGAAACATTCCTACAGCCTAATGTTAATCCTGCAAATATAGAAGGTATTGTGTTAAATCCAATGCAACAATCAGAAGCAAGTAAATCAGCTATTTTTGCTAATGCCGATTATGCTTGGAATATTTGGGATAATGTTGATCAAGCAAAGAAAAACTGGAATGACTCATTTGCTTACATGGATCACCTAAACATTAATGAAACTCCTGCTTCCAATGCTCTAAGAGAGTTGTCCAAGCATATGATCAATCAAAATATGGATACCCGTGTAGCTAAATTAGAAGAATCAGTGGAATTGGCTCCAAAGTTAAATGAGTTTAAAGCCGCCTTAGGTAAAGGAAAAATTACGGATAAAGCACAAGCGTTAATTGCAGAATTCGAAGTTATTCGTGAAGCTGCGGAAACTTATAAAGCTAACCCTGGTAATGAAAGAACAAGAGATCAGATTATTTATTGGTTAGATAGTGCTGTGGATACGGCGAATGCAGCAATTTTCTTGTTAAATGCTGAAATTGCTCATGAACAAGGCAATGCGTCTGCTGTATGGGAAAACTACAGTCAAGGTCAAGCTTCTTTCGATGCTTCAAAGAATCATCCTTTCCGATATATTGACCATTATGAATATGCTGAAGTAGGCGTACAGCATATCGTTCCATTTATCAAAACAATACTAAATGATGTATCGATTAAGGTTCAATCGATTGTAAATCCTGATAGCAATTCAGCTAGAATTATTACTAATCGGACAGATACTCCTACTGGTAGCTTGGAGAATCTGTTAGATAACAAATTGGGTACCGAAGTGATCTTTAAAAATCCTAACTCCATTTCAATAGGTACGTATATTGGAGTAATTTACGAAAAACCTCTTACTCTTAATACAGTGCGCTTTGAATTAGGACAAGCTGGCAATGCCAATGATACCTTTACAGAAAGTAAGGCTCAATACACTGTTGATGGAGAAAATTGGATTGATATCGAAGATGCTCTATATGGTCATGTCAGTAAAGTAGTGTTAGAGAATTTAAATCTAAAAGCAAGAGGTATTCGTTTAATCGCAACGAAGGATCGTGCAAATACATGGTTGGGTATTAAAGATATCGTTGTTAACGAGACCGCAGTAGAAAATGAAACACCACAATATCAGTTGATGGTTCCTGCACACTTTAAAGTGTATCAAGGAAGCGCAGAAAATTTATTTGATGGGAATGACAATACTCATATCTGGTATAACCCTTCAGGAACGATTAAAGATACGTCTGTTGCTGGAGATTATATTGGGGTAGATTTACAAAAGGTCACTGATATAGGTAGGGTTTACTTTGCTGTAGGTAGGGATACTGGTGACAAGTGGACAGAGTATCAGTTAGAATATTCAAATGATAATGTGAATTATACATTAGTCAAGAAATATACAGGTAAGGCTTCAGGCATGGATAAGGTTGAGGAAGACTTAACAGGTATTAAAGCAAGATATGTCCGTCTGAAAAACCTTAAAAATGTCAACGTTTGGATCAAGTTTAGTGAAATTCGTGTTGATGTAGCAAAAACGTCTACCGAATATACGTATACAAATAACGACAATTATAAAAATATTGCAGCCCAGCATACATTAGAAAATACAAGTTTAGCTGAGACGACAAATATTACACTGAAACCAAAAGAATACGTGGGTGTAAAATTAGAGCGCATCAAAGAACTAGATAGTGTAACGGTAAATACAACAAGTGATAAATTAACCTTACAGGCCTCTGTGAATAAGGTAGAATGGAAAACTCCTAATGAGGGAACCATTGCCCGCTATGTAAGATTACTTAACAACACGGATGAGAATATCACATTCGACCTGAATAAATTTAGCGTTTCATCTAAGGAAATCTATGGCCCAAGTTTTGTCGGTACAGATATGGGGATTTCTTCTTCCTATGGCAGTACTGATTCAAGAAATGCGGGCACACTGCTAGCTCCTTTTGATAAAAAGTTTGACACGAAAGCTATTTTTACGGATTATCAGAGAAAAGGACAGTCGATCACTTATTCAGTTGGTGAGCCTAGAATTTTTAATAGCTTACGTGTTTATAACGAAGAAAATAACATTAACTATATCCGAGACGCCAAAGTCCAATTGTCGATAGACAATGAAAATTGGACAGATGTTATTACTTTAGGCGATGGTGTGGACAATCTTGCAGGTGGTAAAGCTGATTACGCAGATATGATTGCAGATGGCTACACACATGATTCTGCTAACCCGGGAAACTATTATTATGGTAATGATAATATAGGCGGCATTAAGGCTAAATATATTAGAATTCTCTTTACAGCAAACTATTTAACAAGATTTGCTCATATTAATGAATTCGTCATTAATGGCGGCGAATATGTTAAAACGGAGAACAATCCAACCTATATTGCAGATCCAATTGAGGAAGAAGGGTTTAGTCCTAAACGTTTATTAGACGGTGATTTGACAACAGCATTTAGACCAAATATGACTGGTAAAACAAATGGGTCATTAACGTACCGTCTTTCTGAAAAAACAGATGTAGCATTGATTACAATTGTGCAAGGTGCAAATGCCATTTCAAAAGCTGCAGTAAGCGCCAGGGTTGGTAAAGATGAATGGGTTGAGCTAGGGGTCCTGAATAAAAGTTTAAATACATTCTATAATCCAACCTATGATCATATTTTTGAAATTAAATTAACCTGGGGAAATGTTCAACCAGTTATTTATGAGTTGAATACTTCAACTAATAAAGATTTGTTACCTAATCGTTCCGTTTTAAAAGGATTATTATCAGAAGAGCTGGATGAATCTCTGTTTACAAAGGAGTCCTATAGTATCTATAAAACAGCTTATGAAAAGGCAAAGGAAGTGTACAACAACACCCAAGCTACTCAATCTGAATTAGATACTGCAAGTAAGGATCTCAGTGCTGCTAAAACTAAACTTATCCTTTCAATCGATCTTGGAAATGAACATTCTGCAAAAATATCATTAACAAAAGAACAAGCACAGCTTTCGAAGGATAATGGAATTCCTTTAAATGTTATGAATGATGAGGTCAATCTATTAATCCCATCTTCCATTGTCTCTGAGGAAAGTTTTGAGTTGATCATAGACCGTTTGAAAGATATAAACAAAGCGAAAAGCCCAACTTACGACTTTACAATTTTAATTGACGGTAAGGAAATCCAGCAATTTGATGAATCAATTATGTTAACATTTACTCTTGATAACAGAAAAGTAAAAGATACAAAAAATTTGAAAGTATTTTATTTTAATGAGCAAGTAAAAGCATGGGAACTGATTCCTGGCGCTGTTTACAGTGATCGAAAGGTTTCAGTGGAAACCAACCAATTTAGCACTCTCACTGTATTAGAAGCTGCCGGGGATAAAGCAGAACCAGGTACCCAAGTACCTAAAAAGAAAAAGGATTAG